The proteins below come from a single Melospiza melodia melodia isolate bMelMel2 chromosome 12, bMelMel2.pri, whole genome shotgun sequence genomic window:
- the DVL3 gene encoding segment polarity protein dishevelled homolog DVL-3 isoform X2 → MAAAETKIIYHLDEQETPYLVKLPIPAERVTLGDFKGLLNRPNYKFYFKSMDDDFGVVKEEISDDNAKLPCFNGRVVSWLVSAEGSHSDAGSVCADNQTELPPSMERTGGIGDSRPPSFHPNTGGSRENLDNETETDSVVSSQRERPRRTDGPEHAPRVNGTVKGERRRDLGGYESSSTLMSSELETTSFFDSDEDDSTSRFSSSTEQSSASRLMRRHKRRRRKQKAPRIERSSSFSSITDSTMSLNIITVTLNMEKYNFLGISIVGQSNERGDGGIYIGSIMKGGAVAADGRIEPGDMLLQVNDINFENMSNDDAVRVLREIVHKPGPITLTVAKCWDPSPRGCFSLPRIAPQRIWAGPDSPCSDPGEPIRPIDPAAWVSHTAAMTGTYPAYGMSPSMSTITSTSSSITSSIPETERLDDFHLSIHSDMATIVKAMASPESGLEVRDRMWLKITIPNAFIGSDVVDWLYHHVEGFTDRRESRKYASNLLKAGYIRHTVNKITFSEQCYYIFGDLCGNMANLSLHDHDGSSGASDQDTLAPLPHPGAAPWPMAFPYQYPPPHPYNPHPGFPDPGYSYGGGSAGSQHSEGSRSSGSNRSGSERRKEREKTGESKSGGSGSESDHTTRSSMRRERAASERSVPASQHSQRSQHSLAHSIRSHHSQQSYGPPGLPPLFSPPMLLMPPPPSAMGPPGAPPGRDLASVPPELTASRQSFRMAMGNPTKNYGVFDFL, encoded by the exons GGTGGTGAAAGAAGAGATCTCGGATGACAATGCCAAGCTTCCCTGCTTCAACGGCCGGGTGGTGTCATGG CTGGTGTCTGCAGAGGGCTCCCACTCAGATGCTGGCTCGGTCTGTGCCGATAACCAGACAGAGCTGCCGCCCTCCATGGAGCGCACAGGAGGCATTGGAGACTCCAGGCCCCCCTCTTTCCA CCCTAACACTGGGGGGAGTCGAGAAAACTTGGACAATGAGACAGAGACAGACTCGGTGGTGTCATCACAGAGGGAACGACCTCGTCGGACAGATGGGCCCGAGCATG CACCCAGGGTGAATGGGACAGTGAAGGGAGAGCGGCGCCGAGACCTGGGTGGGTACGAGAGCTCCTCCACACTCATGAGCAGCGAGCTGGAGACCACCAGCTTCTTCGATTCAGATGAAGATGACTCCACCAGCAG GTTTAGCAGTTCAACAGAGCAAAGCAGTGCTTCCCGTCTAATGAGGAGGCACAAGCGCCGCCGGAGGAAACAGAAGGCTCCACGCATTGAACGG TCCTCGTCCTTCAGCAGCATCACAGACTCCACCATGTCCCTGAACATCATCACGGTCACGCTGAATATGG AGAAATACAACTTTCTGGGCATTTCTATTGTGGGACAGAGCAATGAGCGTGGGGATGGAGGCATTTATATTGGCTCTATCATGAAGGGAGGCGCTGTGGCAGCTGATGGCAGGATTGAGCCAGGAGACATGCTCTTGCAG GTAAATGACATCAACTTTGAGAACATGAGCAATGATGATGCTGTGCGGGTGCTGAGGGAGATCGTGCACAAGCCGGG GCCCATCACCCTGACAGTGGCCAAGTGCTGGGACCCCAGTCCGCGGGGCTGCTTCTCGTTACCCAGGA TTGCTCCCCAGCGGATCTGGGCTGGGCCAGACTCTCCATGCTCCGATCCGG GTGAGCCCATCCGGCCCATCGACCCGGCAGCCTGGGTGTCTCACACGGCAGCGATGACTGGCACCTACCCAGCGTACGGTATGAGTCCATCCATGAGCACAATCACTTCCACCAGCTCCTCCATCACCAGCTCCATCCCAGAGACCGAAC GCCTCGATGACTTTCACCTGTCCATCCACAGTGACATGGCCACCATTGTCAAAGCCATGGCCTCACCAGAGTCAGGCTTGGAGGTGCGTGACCGCATGTGGCTGAAGATCACCATCCCCAATGCCTTCATTG GTTCGGATGTGGTAGATTGGCTCTATCACCATGTGGAGGGCTTTACAGACCGCCGTGAGTCCCGCAAATACGCCAGCAACCTGCTCAAGGCTGGCTACATCCGACACACCGTGAACAAGATCACCTTCTCAGAGCAGTGCTACTACATCTTCGGGGACCTCTGTGGAA ACATGGCTAATCTGTCTCTTCATGATCATGATGGCTCCAGCGGTGCCTCTGATCAGGACACTTTGGCTCCGCTCCCCCACCCAGGAGCCGCACCCTGGCCTATGGCCTTCCCATATCAGTATCCACCACCTCATCCATACAACCCCCATCCTGGCTTCCCTGACCCAGGCTACAGCTACGGAGGGGGCAGTGCAGGCAGTCAGCACAGTGAAG GGAGCCGGAGCAGCGGTTCCAATCGCAGTGGCAgcgagaggaggaaggagagagagaagaCCGGGGAGTCGAAGTCAGGCGGCAGCGGGAGCGAGTCGGACCACACCACGAGGAGCAGCATGCGGCGCGAGCGTGCGGCCAGCGAGCGCTCGGTGCCGgccagccagcacagccagcGCAGCCAGCACTCCCTGGCGCACAGCATCCGCAGCCACCACAGCCAGCAGTCGTACGGCCCGCCCGGCCTCCCCCCTCTCTTCAGCCCCCCCATGTTGCTGATGCCTCCACCGCCGTCAGCCATGGGGCCCCCCGGGGCGCCGCCGGGCCGTGACCTGGCCTCTGTGCCCCCCGAACTGACAGCCAGTAGACAGTCCTTCCGAATGGCCATGGGCAACCCCA CAAAGAATTACGGGGTGTTTGACTTTCTCTGA
- the DVL3 gene encoding segment polarity protein dishevelled homolog DVL-3 isoform X3, which yields MAAAETKIIYHLDEQETPYLVKLPIPAERVTLGDFKGLLNRPNYKFYFKSMDDDFGVVKEEISDDNAKLPCFNGRVVSWLVSAEGSHSDAGSVCADNQTELPPSMERTGGIGDSRPPSFHPNTGGSRENLDNETETDSVVSSQRERPRRTDGPEHAPRVNGTVKGERRRDLGGYESSSTLMSSELETTSFFDSDEDDSTSRFSSSTEQSSASRLMRRHKRRRRKQKAPRIERSSSFSSITDSTMSLNIITVTLNMEKYNFLGISIVGQSNERGDGGIYIGSIMKGGAVAADGRIEPGDMLLQVNDINFENMSNDDAVRVLREIVHKPGPITLTVAKCWDPSPRGCFSLPRSEPIRPIDPAAWVSHTAAMTGTYPAYGMSPSMSTITSTSSSITSSIPETERLDDFHLSIHSDMATIVKAMASPESGLEVRDRMWLKITIPNAFIGSDVVDWLYHHVEGFTDRRESRKYASNLLKAGYIRHTVNKITFSEQCYYIFGDLCGNMANLSLHDHDGSSGASDQDTLAPLPHPGAAPWPMAFPYQYPPPHPYNPHPGFPDPGYSYGGGSAGSQHSEGSRSSGSNRSGSERRKEREKTGESKSGGSGSESDHTTRSSMRRERAASERSVPASQHSQRSQHSLAHSIRSHHSQQSYGPPGLPPLFSPPMLLMPPPPSAMGPPGAPPGRDLASVPPELTASRQSFRMAMGNPTKNYGVFDFL from the exons GGTGGTGAAAGAAGAGATCTCGGATGACAATGCCAAGCTTCCCTGCTTCAACGGCCGGGTGGTGTCATGG CTGGTGTCTGCAGAGGGCTCCCACTCAGATGCTGGCTCGGTCTGTGCCGATAACCAGACAGAGCTGCCGCCCTCCATGGAGCGCACAGGAGGCATTGGAGACTCCAGGCCCCCCTCTTTCCA CCCTAACACTGGGGGGAGTCGAGAAAACTTGGACAATGAGACAGAGACAGACTCGGTGGTGTCATCACAGAGGGAACGACCTCGTCGGACAGATGGGCCCGAGCATG CACCCAGGGTGAATGGGACAGTGAAGGGAGAGCGGCGCCGAGACCTGGGTGGGTACGAGAGCTCCTCCACACTCATGAGCAGCGAGCTGGAGACCACCAGCTTCTTCGATTCAGATGAAGATGACTCCACCAGCAG GTTTAGCAGTTCAACAGAGCAAAGCAGTGCTTCCCGTCTAATGAGGAGGCACAAGCGCCGCCGGAGGAAACAGAAGGCTCCACGCATTGAACGG TCCTCGTCCTTCAGCAGCATCACAGACTCCACCATGTCCCTGAACATCATCACGGTCACGCTGAATATGG AGAAATACAACTTTCTGGGCATTTCTATTGTGGGACAGAGCAATGAGCGTGGGGATGGAGGCATTTATATTGGCTCTATCATGAAGGGAGGCGCTGTGGCAGCTGATGGCAGGATTGAGCCAGGAGACATGCTCTTGCAG GTAAATGACATCAACTTTGAGAACATGAGCAATGATGATGCTGTGCGGGTGCTGAGGGAGATCGTGCACAAGCCGGG GCCCATCACCCTGACAGTGGCCAAGTGCTGGGACCCCAGTCCGCGGGGCTGCTTCTCGTTACCCAGGA GTGAGCCCATCCGGCCCATCGACCCGGCAGCCTGGGTGTCTCACACGGCAGCGATGACTGGCACCTACCCAGCGTACGGTATGAGTCCATCCATGAGCACAATCACTTCCACCAGCTCCTCCATCACCAGCTCCATCCCAGAGACCGAAC GCCTCGATGACTTTCACCTGTCCATCCACAGTGACATGGCCACCATTGTCAAAGCCATGGCCTCACCAGAGTCAGGCTTGGAGGTGCGTGACCGCATGTGGCTGAAGATCACCATCCCCAATGCCTTCATTG GTTCGGATGTGGTAGATTGGCTCTATCACCATGTGGAGGGCTTTACAGACCGCCGTGAGTCCCGCAAATACGCCAGCAACCTGCTCAAGGCTGGCTACATCCGACACACCGTGAACAAGATCACCTTCTCAGAGCAGTGCTACTACATCTTCGGGGACCTCTGTGGAA ACATGGCTAATCTGTCTCTTCATGATCATGATGGCTCCAGCGGTGCCTCTGATCAGGACACTTTGGCTCCGCTCCCCCACCCAGGAGCCGCACCCTGGCCTATGGCCTTCCCATATCAGTATCCACCACCTCATCCATACAACCCCCATCCTGGCTTCCCTGACCCAGGCTACAGCTACGGAGGGGGCAGTGCAGGCAGTCAGCACAGTGAAG GGAGCCGGAGCAGCGGTTCCAATCGCAGTGGCAgcgagaggaggaaggagagagagaagaCCGGGGAGTCGAAGTCAGGCGGCAGCGGGAGCGAGTCGGACCACACCACGAGGAGCAGCATGCGGCGCGAGCGTGCGGCCAGCGAGCGCTCGGTGCCGgccagccagcacagccagcGCAGCCAGCACTCCCTGGCGCACAGCATCCGCAGCCACCACAGCCAGCAGTCGTACGGCCCGCCCGGCCTCCCCCCTCTCTTCAGCCCCCCCATGTTGCTGATGCCTCCACCGCCGTCAGCCATGGGGCCCCCCGGGGCGCCGCCGGGCCGTGACCTGGCCTCTGTGCCCCCCGAACTGACAGCCAGTAGACAGTCCTTCCGAATGGCCATGGGCAACCCCA CAAAGAATTACGGGGTGTTTGACTTTCTCTGA
- the DVL3 gene encoding segment polarity protein dishevelled homolog DVL-3 isoform X1, with the protein MHIERLFCLWLLFRLPAMVVGIGTCGLAAGESYQFSPAPSPSLGCLVLYANTHLGVSFSFEVLNPALIASSPLCRVVKEEISDDNAKLPCFNGRVVSWLVSAEGSHSDAGSVCADNQTELPPSMERTGGIGDSRPPSFHPNTGGSRENLDNETETDSVVSSQRERPRRTDGPEHAPRVNGTVKGERRRDLGGYESSSTLMSSELETTSFFDSDEDDSTSRFSSSTEQSSASRLMRRHKRRRRKQKAPRIERSSSFSSITDSTMSLNIITVTLNMEKYNFLGISIVGQSNERGDGGIYIGSIMKGGAVAADGRIEPGDMLLQVNDINFENMSNDDAVRVLREIVHKPGPITLTVAKCWDPSPRGCFSLPRIAPQRIWAGPDSPCSDPGEPIRPIDPAAWVSHTAAMTGTYPAYGMSPSMSTITSTSSSITSSIPETERLDDFHLSIHSDMATIVKAMASPESGLEVRDRMWLKITIPNAFIGSDVVDWLYHHVEGFTDRRESRKYASNLLKAGYIRHTVNKITFSEQCYYIFGDLCGNMANLSLHDHDGSSGASDQDTLAPLPHPGAAPWPMAFPYQYPPPHPYNPHPGFPDPGYSYGGGSAGSQHSEGSRSSGSNRSGSERRKEREKTGESKSGGSGSESDHTTRSSMRRERAASERSVPASQHSQRSQHSLAHSIRSHHSQQSYGPPGLPPLFSPPMLLMPPPPSAMGPPGAPPGRDLASVPPELTASRQSFRMAMGNPTKNYGVFDFL; encoded by the exons ATGCACATAGAAAGGCTATTCTGTCTTTGGCTCCTCTTCAGGCTGCCAGCCATGGTTGTGGGCATAGGAACCTGTGGCCTAGCAGCAGGAGAGAGCTACCagttctctcctgctccatccccaagCCTGGGCTGCCTGGTGTTATATGCAAATACCCATCTGGGAGTCTCCTTTTCTTTTGAAGTCCTGAATCCAGCTCTGATTGCCTCCTCTCCCCTCTGCAGGGTGGTGAAAGAAGAGATCTCGGATGACAATGCCAAGCTTCCCTGCTTCAACGGCCGGGTGGTGTCATGG CTGGTGTCTGCAGAGGGCTCCCACTCAGATGCTGGCTCGGTCTGTGCCGATAACCAGACAGAGCTGCCGCCCTCCATGGAGCGCACAGGAGGCATTGGAGACTCCAGGCCCCCCTCTTTCCA CCCTAACACTGGGGGGAGTCGAGAAAACTTGGACAATGAGACAGAGACAGACTCGGTGGTGTCATCACAGAGGGAACGACCTCGTCGGACAGATGGGCCCGAGCATG CACCCAGGGTGAATGGGACAGTGAAGGGAGAGCGGCGCCGAGACCTGGGTGGGTACGAGAGCTCCTCCACACTCATGAGCAGCGAGCTGGAGACCACCAGCTTCTTCGATTCAGATGAAGATGACTCCACCAGCAG GTTTAGCAGTTCAACAGAGCAAAGCAGTGCTTCCCGTCTAATGAGGAGGCACAAGCGCCGCCGGAGGAAACAGAAGGCTCCACGCATTGAACGG TCCTCGTCCTTCAGCAGCATCACAGACTCCACCATGTCCCTGAACATCATCACGGTCACGCTGAATATGG AGAAATACAACTTTCTGGGCATTTCTATTGTGGGACAGAGCAATGAGCGTGGGGATGGAGGCATTTATATTGGCTCTATCATGAAGGGAGGCGCTGTGGCAGCTGATGGCAGGATTGAGCCAGGAGACATGCTCTTGCAG GTAAATGACATCAACTTTGAGAACATGAGCAATGATGATGCTGTGCGGGTGCTGAGGGAGATCGTGCACAAGCCGGG GCCCATCACCCTGACAGTGGCCAAGTGCTGGGACCCCAGTCCGCGGGGCTGCTTCTCGTTACCCAGGA TTGCTCCCCAGCGGATCTGGGCTGGGCCAGACTCTCCATGCTCCGATCCGG GTGAGCCCATCCGGCCCATCGACCCGGCAGCCTGGGTGTCTCACACGGCAGCGATGACTGGCACCTACCCAGCGTACGGTATGAGTCCATCCATGAGCACAATCACTTCCACCAGCTCCTCCATCACCAGCTCCATCCCAGAGACCGAAC GCCTCGATGACTTTCACCTGTCCATCCACAGTGACATGGCCACCATTGTCAAAGCCATGGCCTCACCAGAGTCAGGCTTGGAGGTGCGTGACCGCATGTGGCTGAAGATCACCATCCCCAATGCCTTCATTG GTTCGGATGTGGTAGATTGGCTCTATCACCATGTGGAGGGCTTTACAGACCGCCGTGAGTCCCGCAAATACGCCAGCAACCTGCTCAAGGCTGGCTACATCCGACACACCGTGAACAAGATCACCTTCTCAGAGCAGTGCTACTACATCTTCGGGGACCTCTGTGGAA ACATGGCTAATCTGTCTCTTCATGATCATGATGGCTCCAGCGGTGCCTCTGATCAGGACACTTTGGCTCCGCTCCCCCACCCAGGAGCCGCACCCTGGCCTATGGCCTTCCCATATCAGTATCCACCACCTCATCCATACAACCCCCATCCTGGCTTCCCTGACCCAGGCTACAGCTACGGAGGGGGCAGTGCAGGCAGTCAGCACAGTGAAG GGAGCCGGAGCAGCGGTTCCAATCGCAGTGGCAgcgagaggaggaaggagagagagaagaCCGGGGAGTCGAAGTCAGGCGGCAGCGGGAGCGAGTCGGACCACACCACGAGGAGCAGCATGCGGCGCGAGCGTGCGGCCAGCGAGCGCTCGGTGCCGgccagccagcacagccagcGCAGCCAGCACTCCCTGGCGCACAGCATCCGCAGCCACCACAGCCAGCAGTCGTACGGCCCGCCCGGCCTCCCCCCTCTCTTCAGCCCCCCCATGTTGCTGATGCCTCCACCGCCGTCAGCCATGGGGCCCCCCGGGGCGCCGCCGGGCCGTGACCTGGCCTCTGTGCCCCCCGAACTGACAGCCAGTAGACAGTCCTTCCGAATGGCCATGGGCAACCCCA CAAAGAATTACGGGGTGTTTGACTTTCTCTGA
- the DVL3 gene encoding segment polarity protein dishevelled homolog DVL-3 isoform X5: MERTGGIGDSRPPSFHPNTGGSRENLDNETETDSVVSSQRERPRRTDGPEHAPRVNGTVKGERRRDLGGYESSSTLMSSELETTSFFDSDEDDSTSRFSSSTEQSSASRLMRRHKRRRRKQKAPRIERSSSFSSITDSTMSLNIITVTLNMEKYNFLGISIVGQSNERGDGGIYIGSIMKGGAVAADGRIEPGDMLLQVNDINFENMSNDDAVRVLREIVHKPGPITLTVAKCWDPSPRGCFSLPRIAPQRIWAGPDSPCSDPGEPIRPIDPAAWVSHTAAMTGTYPAYGMSPSMSTITSTSSSITSSIPETERLDDFHLSIHSDMATIVKAMASPESGLEVRDRMWLKITIPNAFIGSDVVDWLYHHVEGFTDRRESRKYASNLLKAGYIRHTVNKITFSEQCYYIFGDLCGNMANLSLHDHDGSSGASDQDTLAPLPHPGAAPWPMAFPYQYPPPHPYNPHPGFPDPGYSYGGGSAGSQHSEGSRSSGSNRSGSERRKEREKTGESKSGGSGSESDHTTRSSMRRERAASERSVPASQHSQRSQHSLAHSIRSHHSQQSYGPPGLPPLFSPPMLLMPPPPSAMGPPGAPPGRDLASVPPELTASRQSFRMAMGNPTKNYGVFDFL; encoded by the exons ATGGAGCGCACAGGAGGCATTGGAGACTCCAGGCCCCCCTCTTTCCA CCCTAACACTGGGGGGAGTCGAGAAAACTTGGACAATGAGACAGAGACAGACTCGGTGGTGTCATCACAGAGGGAACGACCTCGTCGGACAGATGGGCCCGAGCATG CACCCAGGGTGAATGGGACAGTGAAGGGAGAGCGGCGCCGAGACCTGGGTGGGTACGAGAGCTCCTCCACACTCATGAGCAGCGAGCTGGAGACCACCAGCTTCTTCGATTCAGATGAAGATGACTCCACCAGCAG GTTTAGCAGTTCAACAGAGCAAAGCAGTGCTTCCCGTCTAATGAGGAGGCACAAGCGCCGCCGGAGGAAACAGAAGGCTCCACGCATTGAACGG TCCTCGTCCTTCAGCAGCATCACAGACTCCACCATGTCCCTGAACATCATCACGGTCACGCTGAATATGG AGAAATACAACTTTCTGGGCATTTCTATTGTGGGACAGAGCAATGAGCGTGGGGATGGAGGCATTTATATTGGCTCTATCATGAAGGGAGGCGCTGTGGCAGCTGATGGCAGGATTGAGCCAGGAGACATGCTCTTGCAG GTAAATGACATCAACTTTGAGAACATGAGCAATGATGATGCTGTGCGGGTGCTGAGGGAGATCGTGCACAAGCCGGG GCCCATCACCCTGACAGTGGCCAAGTGCTGGGACCCCAGTCCGCGGGGCTGCTTCTCGTTACCCAGGA TTGCTCCCCAGCGGATCTGGGCTGGGCCAGACTCTCCATGCTCCGATCCGG GTGAGCCCATCCGGCCCATCGACCCGGCAGCCTGGGTGTCTCACACGGCAGCGATGACTGGCACCTACCCAGCGTACGGTATGAGTCCATCCATGAGCACAATCACTTCCACCAGCTCCTCCATCACCAGCTCCATCCCAGAGACCGAAC GCCTCGATGACTTTCACCTGTCCATCCACAGTGACATGGCCACCATTGTCAAAGCCATGGCCTCACCAGAGTCAGGCTTGGAGGTGCGTGACCGCATGTGGCTGAAGATCACCATCCCCAATGCCTTCATTG GTTCGGATGTGGTAGATTGGCTCTATCACCATGTGGAGGGCTTTACAGACCGCCGTGAGTCCCGCAAATACGCCAGCAACCTGCTCAAGGCTGGCTACATCCGACACACCGTGAACAAGATCACCTTCTCAGAGCAGTGCTACTACATCTTCGGGGACCTCTGTGGAA ACATGGCTAATCTGTCTCTTCATGATCATGATGGCTCCAGCGGTGCCTCTGATCAGGACACTTTGGCTCCGCTCCCCCACCCAGGAGCCGCACCCTGGCCTATGGCCTTCCCATATCAGTATCCACCACCTCATCCATACAACCCCCATCCTGGCTTCCCTGACCCAGGCTACAGCTACGGAGGGGGCAGTGCAGGCAGTCAGCACAGTGAAG GGAGCCGGAGCAGCGGTTCCAATCGCAGTGGCAgcgagaggaggaaggagagagagaagaCCGGGGAGTCGAAGTCAGGCGGCAGCGGGAGCGAGTCGGACCACACCACGAGGAGCAGCATGCGGCGCGAGCGTGCGGCCAGCGAGCGCTCGGTGCCGgccagccagcacagccagcGCAGCCAGCACTCCCTGGCGCACAGCATCCGCAGCCACCACAGCCAGCAGTCGTACGGCCCGCCCGGCCTCCCCCCTCTCTTCAGCCCCCCCATGTTGCTGATGCCTCCACCGCCGTCAGCCATGGGGCCCCCCGGGGCGCCGCCGGGCCGTGACCTGGCCTCTGTGCCCCCCGAACTGACAGCCAGTAGACAGTCCTTCCGAATGGCCATGGGCAACCCCA CAAAGAATTACGGGGTGTTTGACTTTCTCTGA
- the DVL3 gene encoding segment polarity protein dishevelled homolog DVL-3 isoform X4 produces the protein MAAAETKIIYHLDEQETPYLVKLPIPAERVTLGDFKGLLNRPNYKFYFKSMDDDFGVVKEEISDDNAKLPCFNGRVVSWLVSAEGSHSDAGSVCADNQTELPPSMERTGGIGDSRPPSFHPNTGGSRENLDNETETDSVVSSQRERPRRTDGPEHAPRVNGTVKGERRRDLGGYESSSTLMSSELETTSFFDSDEDDSTSRFSSSTEQSSASRLMRRHKRRRRKQKAPRIERSSSFSSITDSTMSLNIITVTLNMEKYNFLGISIVGQSNERGDGGIYIGSIMKGGAVAADGRIEPGDMLLQVNDINFENMSNDDAVRVLREIVHKPGPITLTVAKCWDPSPRGCFSLPRSEPIRPIDPAAWVSHTAAMTGTYPAYGMSPSMSTITSTSSSITSSIPETERLDDFHLSIHSDMATIVKAMASPESGLEVRDRMWLKITIPNAFIGSDVVDWLYHHVEGFTDRRESRKYASNLLKAGYIRHTVNKITFSEQCYYIFGDLCGNMANLSLHDHDGSSGASDQDTLAPLPHPGAAPWPMAFPYQYPPPHPYNPHPGFPDPGYSYGGGSAGSQHSEGSRSSGSNRSGSERRKEREKTGESKSGGSGSESDHTTRSSMRRERAASERSVPASQHSQRSQHSLAHSIRSHHSQQSYGPPGLPPLFSPPMLLMPPPPSAMGPPGAPPGRDLASVPPELTASRQSFRMAMGNPSEFFVDVM, from the exons GGTGGTGAAAGAAGAGATCTCGGATGACAATGCCAAGCTTCCCTGCTTCAACGGCCGGGTGGTGTCATGG CTGGTGTCTGCAGAGGGCTCCCACTCAGATGCTGGCTCGGTCTGTGCCGATAACCAGACAGAGCTGCCGCCCTCCATGGAGCGCACAGGAGGCATTGGAGACTCCAGGCCCCCCTCTTTCCA CCCTAACACTGGGGGGAGTCGAGAAAACTTGGACAATGAGACAGAGACAGACTCGGTGGTGTCATCACAGAGGGAACGACCTCGTCGGACAGATGGGCCCGAGCATG CACCCAGGGTGAATGGGACAGTGAAGGGAGAGCGGCGCCGAGACCTGGGTGGGTACGAGAGCTCCTCCACACTCATGAGCAGCGAGCTGGAGACCACCAGCTTCTTCGATTCAGATGAAGATGACTCCACCAGCAG GTTTAGCAGTTCAACAGAGCAAAGCAGTGCTTCCCGTCTAATGAGGAGGCACAAGCGCCGCCGGAGGAAACAGAAGGCTCCACGCATTGAACGG TCCTCGTCCTTCAGCAGCATCACAGACTCCACCATGTCCCTGAACATCATCACGGTCACGCTGAATATGG AGAAATACAACTTTCTGGGCATTTCTATTGTGGGACAGAGCAATGAGCGTGGGGATGGAGGCATTTATATTGGCTCTATCATGAAGGGAGGCGCTGTGGCAGCTGATGGCAGGATTGAGCCAGGAGACATGCTCTTGCAG GTAAATGACATCAACTTTGAGAACATGAGCAATGATGATGCTGTGCGGGTGCTGAGGGAGATCGTGCACAAGCCGGG GCCCATCACCCTGACAGTGGCCAAGTGCTGGGACCCCAGTCCGCGGGGCTGCTTCTCGTTACCCAGGA GTGAGCCCATCCGGCCCATCGACCCGGCAGCCTGGGTGTCTCACACGGCAGCGATGACTGGCACCTACCCAGCGTACGGTATGAGTCCATCCATGAGCACAATCACTTCCACCAGCTCCTCCATCACCAGCTCCATCCCAGAGACCGAAC GCCTCGATGACTTTCACCTGTCCATCCACAGTGACATGGCCACCATTGTCAAAGCCATGGCCTCACCAGAGTCAGGCTTGGAGGTGCGTGACCGCATGTGGCTGAAGATCACCATCCCCAATGCCTTCATTG GTTCGGATGTGGTAGATTGGCTCTATCACCATGTGGAGGGCTTTACAGACCGCCGTGAGTCCCGCAAATACGCCAGCAACCTGCTCAAGGCTGGCTACATCCGACACACCGTGAACAAGATCACCTTCTCAGAGCAGTGCTACTACATCTTCGGGGACCTCTGTGGAA ACATGGCTAATCTGTCTCTTCATGATCATGATGGCTCCAGCGGTGCCTCTGATCAGGACACTTTGGCTCCGCTCCCCCACCCAGGAGCCGCACCCTGGCCTATGGCCTTCCCATATCAGTATCCACCACCTCATCCATACAACCCCCATCCTGGCTTCCCTGACCCAGGCTACAGCTACGGAGGGGGCAGTGCAGGCAGTCAGCACAGTGAAG GGAGCCGGAGCAGCGGTTCCAATCGCAGTGGCAgcgagaggaggaaggagagagagaagaCCGGGGAGTCGAAGTCAGGCGGCAGCGGGAGCGAGTCGGACCACACCACGAGGAGCAGCATGCGGCGCGAGCGTGCGGCCAGCGAGCGCTCGGTGCCGgccagccagcacagccagcGCAGCCAGCACTCCCTGGCGCACAGCATCCGCAGCCACCACAGCCAGCAGTCGTACGGCCCGCCCGGCCTCCCCCCTCTCTTCAGCCCCCCCATGTTGCTGATGCCTCCACCGCCGTCAGCCATGGGGCCCCCCGGGGCGCCGCCGGGCCGTGACCTGGCCTCTGTGCCCCCCGAACTGACAGCCAGTAGACAGTCCTTCCGAATGGCCATGGGCAACCCCAGTGAGTTCTTTGTGGATGTAATGTGA